The following coding sequences lie in one Nitratireductor mangrovi genomic window:
- a CDS encoding FAD binding domain-containing protein → MSVLTVNGVSHAVQDAWHRTLLEVLRDDLDLKGAKLGCGEGECGACTVLVDGLPVCACLQLAGSVAGREVVTVEAFAETPLGSRITQALAAGGAVQCGFCTPGIVMASAGHFASPPPRELTAALEGNLCRCTGYAKIRAALEGLEGGPLPRTRPRPEITLERALALLSDDPGLIPVGGGTDLLVRHEHDLHGRSFLDLTRISDHEMTMVRELDKRLSIGALVTWSDILTDPAIAEKLPMLAQAAATIGGAQIRNTGTIGGNLATASPAGDGLPVLMALGAEIVLARRSHRRVLPLGDFLVGPGKTALQPGEVIVNVSVPWPARGTVQIFRKVGPRRAQAISKVSMALVARPEGGRISALKMAFGAVGPVPMTCERTTALLTSERLTSELEWRVRATLDAEIAPIDDYRSTAAYRRKVAANLLIEAVRTVADAG, encoded by the coding sequence ATGAGCGTTCTGACCGTCAACGGGGTCTCACATGCCGTGCAGGATGCGTGGCATCGTACCTTGCTCGAAGTGCTGCGTGACGATCTCGATCTGAAGGGCGCCAAGCTCGGCTGCGGGGAGGGGGAATGCGGCGCGTGCACAGTCCTGGTCGACGGACTTCCGGTTTGCGCCTGCCTGCAACTGGCCGGCAGTGTCGCCGGCCGCGAGGTCGTGACCGTCGAGGCCTTTGCCGAAACGCCGCTCGGTTCGCGGATCACCCAGGCGCTCGCCGCCGGGGGTGCGGTCCAGTGTGGATTCTGCACGCCGGGGATCGTCATGGCTTCGGCGGGTCATTTCGCATCGCCTCCGCCTCGCGAACTGACAGCCGCCTTGGAGGGCAATCTCTGCCGCTGTACCGGCTATGCAAAAATTCGCGCTGCGCTCGAGGGGCTCGAAGGAGGGCCTCTCCCTCGAACCAGGCCCAGGCCGGAGATCACCCTGGAGCGGGCCCTGGCACTCTTGAGCGACGATCCGGGGCTGATACCCGTTGGCGGCGGGACTGATCTTCTGGTCCGGCATGAGCACGATCTTCATGGGCGCTCCTTTCTCGACCTGACCCGGATATCCGACCACGAAATGACGATGGTTCGTGAACTCGACAAGCGTCTTTCGATAGGCGCGCTGGTGACGTGGTCGGATATTCTCACTGATCCGGCGATTGCCGAGAAGTTGCCTATGCTGGCCCAGGCCGCTGCCACCATAGGTGGCGCTCAGATCCGCAACACCGGCACGATTGGCGGCAACCTGGCGACCGCCTCGCCGGCCGGGGACGGGTTGCCTGTCCTGATGGCGCTTGGCGCCGAAATCGTCCTCGCCCGGCGGTCGCACCGCCGCGTTCTGCCGCTCGGTGATTTTCTGGTTGGGCCCGGGAAGACGGCACTGCAGCCAGGAGAGGTGATCGTCAACGTCAGCGTTCCCTGGCCCGCACGCGGCACAGTCCAGATTTTCCGCAAGGTCGGTCCGCGCCGCGCTCAGGCAATTTCCAAGGTTTCAATGGCGCTAGTCGCCCGGCCGGAGGGCGGGCGGATCAGTGCGCTCAAGATGGCTTTCGGCGCCGTCGGCCCCGTCCCAATGACTTGCGAGCGAACGACCGCGCTTCTGACGTCCGAACGCCTGACGTCGGAATTGGAATGGAGGGTCCGAGCGACACTCGATGCCGAGATCGCCCCGATCGACGATTACCGCTCCACCGCCGCCTACCGGCGCAAAGTAGCTGCGAACCTGTTGATCGAGGCCGTCAGAACGGTGGCGGATGCAGGTTGA
- a CDS encoding LysR substrate-binding domain-containing protein: MDNRIRMRHLRCFVEVARHGSITRAAQALNTVQPSLSRTLRELEDEIGGALFERTGRGLVLTSAGEILMRHVGVGLSQISKGIRQAQEPRGAQIVTMGVLPNVARTVAPRAIARFKANFPGTDVRVVFFPTSALIDHLQEGGVDFLFGRLFSPERLKGVSFEHLYSEPLVFVAHPDHPLAGRPEVTLGDIDAGLVLVPPPGTIIRSELDKFTVAHGLAEFSNKIESILFEFVRAYLARADATACIPLGAVRPELGDRRLVRLNIATDEMVSSVGLSFASGREINPAAAALASVIREEAAIYAMP, translated from the coding sequence ATGGACAATCGGATCAGGATGCGGCACTTGCGCTGCTTCGTCGAGGTAGCGCGACATGGCTCGATCACCCGCGCCGCACAGGCGCTGAACACGGTGCAGCCGTCGCTGTCGCGCACGTTGCGTGAGCTGGAAGACGAAATCGGCGGGGCTCTTTTTGAGCGCACTGGCCGCGGGCTCGTCCTGACGAGCGCCGGCGAAATCCTCATGCGCCATGTCGGCGTCGGCCTGTCGCAGATCAGCAAGGGCATAAGGCAGGCACAGGAGCCGCGTGGAGCGCAGATCGTAACTATGGGCGTGCTCCCAAACGTGGCTCGAACGGTGGCGCCGCGCGCCATCGCGCGTTTCAAAGCAAATTTCCCCGGCACCGACGTTCGTGTCGTCTTCTTTCCCACCAGCGCCTTGATCGACCACCTGCAGGAAGGCGGCGTCGATTTTCTTTTCGGCCGGCTCTTCTCGCCGGAAAGGCTGAAAGGGGTCAGCTTCGAGCATCTCTATTCCGAACCGCTGGTTTTCGTGGCGCATCCCGATCATCCGCTGGCGGGCCGTCCCGAGGTGACGCTGGGGGATATCGATGCGGGCCTCGTGCTGGTGCCGCCGCCGGGCACGATCATCCGCTCCGAACTCGACAAGTTCACGGTCGCGCACGGGCTTGCGGAGTTTTCCAACAAGATCGAAAGCATCCTGTTCGAATTCGTGCGGGCCTATCTGGCGCGTGCTGATGCGACCGCGTGCATTCCACTGGGCGCCGTTCGCCCGGAACTGGGCGACCGGCGTCTCGTGCGTCTCAACATCGCGACGGACGAAATGGTGAGTTCGGTCGGACTGTCGTTTGCGTCCGGTCGTGAGATCAATCCGGCCGCGGCGGCCCTGGCATCGGTGATCCGGGAGGAGGCAGCAATCTACGCGATGCCATAG
- a CDS encoding sulfatase-like hydrolase/transferase — translation MRQAKNVLFIMFDQLRWDYLSCYGHPHLKTPNIDRMAERGVRFTRAYIQSPICGSSRMSTYTGRYVHSHGASWNGIPLKVGEMTMGDHLRKAGMGCWLVGKTHMMADAEGMARLGLEPDSLIGARVAECGFDVFERDDGMRPEGPDGFYDDRGALKYNDYLRERGYEGDNPWHDYANSGIDATGNVLSGWFLKNSAEPANIAEEDSETPYLTRRGMEFMSQAEGPWLCHLSYIKPHWPYIVPEPYASMYGPNHMLPVVRAQAEFDNAHPVLKGFMTNPVGEAFSREDVREAVIPAYMGLIKQADDQMGVLFDWLERTGRMDDTMIVITSDHGDFLGDHWMGEKTFFHDTSTRVPLIIYDPSEQADATRGTVFDELVECIDLVPTFIEVAGGEVPDHVVEGRSLLPLIQGRAKDTGRDYVICEYDYSASPLADRLGLGVREAVMFMVATKEWKLVHCEGGFRPILFDLKNDPDELVDLGTSDEHANIIASLYDKLFEWARRTSQRTTRSAAQLEDMRKQARRRGVIIGVYDENDIPLELTVNYRGRKAARKGGRRSDTDAA, via the coding sequence ATGCGGCAGGCGAAGAACGTCCTTTTCATCATGTTTGACCAGCTCAGGTGGGACTATCTGAGCTGTTATGGCCACCCGCATCTGAAGACGCCGAATATCGACCGGATGGCCGAGCGCGGTGTGCGCTTTACGCGCGCCTACATCCAGTCGCCAATCTGCGGCTCGTCGCGCATGTCGACCTATACCGGCCGCTACGTGCACAGCCATGGCGCCTCCTGGAACGGCATACCGCTGAAGGTCGGCGAAATGACCATGGGCGATCACCTGCGCAAGGCGGGCATGGGCTGCTGGCTGGTCGGCAAGACGCACATGATGGCCGATGCCGAGGGCATGGCACGGCTCGGCCTGGAGCCGGACAGCCTGATCGGCGCGCGCGTCGCCGAATGCGGTTTCGATGTCTTTGAGCGCGACGACGGCATGCGCCCGGAAGGTCCGGACGGGTTCTACGATGATCGCGGCGCGCTGAAATACAACGACTATCTGCGTGAGCGCGGTTACGAGGGAGACAACCCGTGGCACGACTATGCCAACTCCGGCATCGATGCGACCGGCAACGTGCTGTCGGGCTGGTTCCTGAAGAATTCGGCCGAACCCGCAAACATAGCTGAAGAGGATAGTGAAACGCCCTATCTGACGCGTCGCGGAATGGAGTTCATGAGCCAGGCGGAAGGGCCGTGGCTGTGTCATCTCTCCTACATAAAGCCGCACTGGCCCTACATCGTGCCGGAACCCTATGCGAGCATGTACGGGCCCAATCACATGCTGCCTGTCGTCAGGGCGCAGGCCGAGTTCGACAACGCGCATCCCGTGCTCAAGGGCTTCATGACCAATCCGGTCGGCGAGGCCTTCAGCCGCGAGGACGTGCGCGAGGCGGTGATCCCGGCCTATATGGGACTCATCAAGCAGGCCGACGACCAGATGGGTGTCCTGTTCGACTGGCTCGAGAGGACCGGCCGCATGGACGACACCATGATCGTGATCACCTCCGATCATGGCGATTTCCTCGGTGATCACTGGATGGGCGAGAAGACCTTCTTCCACGACACCTCGACCAGGGTTCCCCTGATCATCTACGATCCATCCGAGCAGGCGGACGCCACCCGCGGCACGGTGTTTGACGAGCTTGTCGAGTGCATCGACCTCGTGCCGACCTTCATCGAGGTCGCGGGCGGCGAGGTGCCCGACCATGTCGTTGAAGGTCGTTCGCTGCTGCCGCTGATCCAGGGCCGGGCGAAGGATACCGGCCGCGACTACGTGATCTGCGAGTACGATTACTCTGCGTCGCCGCTCGCTGACCGCCTTGGCCTTGGCGTGCGCGAGGCGGTCATGTTCATGGTGGCGACGAAGGAATGGAAGCTGGTCCACTGCGAGGGCGGCTTCCGCCCCATTCTCTTCGACTTGAAGAACGACCCGGACGAACTGGTCGATCTCGGCACTTCGGACGAGCACGCAAACATCATCGCCAGCCTCTACGACAAGCTGTTCGAATGGGCGCGCCGGACATCACAACGGACCACCCGCAGCGCCGCGCAACTGGAGGACATGCGCAAGCAGGCGCGCCGGCGCGGCGTCATCATCGGTGTCTACGACGAAAACGATATCCCGCTCGAATTGACAGTGAACTACCGCGGCAGAAAGGCAGCGCGGAAAGGCGGGCGCCGCTCCGATACCGACGCCGCCTGA
- a CDS encoding TAXI family TRAP transporter solute-binding subunit: MLQRKFSTLAVALTACLFAGAAQAQVNLTAETSSPGNSPHLSITHLADVLGKDGIASLQVQEGQTLTNSILNVAERKTDISAMPLVLHFLLEKGRGPFSKQGENGAALAANLRAIGPYNAGAYGLLAHESSNIRSWKDIAGKTVFNGPPRGAALVNARQAIQMAAGYKDGEDYKGLQANWGQLANILVDGSADAFVIPLTFPSERVIVAMSAGKVNIVSTPKDIYEGEAFQKLLAAPGNVPIEVAFGDMGYAPDQDVSLISEDAVFRGMGTAFTDVVHKDMDADLVKKITAAYIASMDELKAKAPYAKNINLGKLDAKASGFCGALSLKYHPGAIAAWEEAGYTVPDCAR, translated from the coding sequence ATGCTACAGAGGAAGTTCAGCACGCTGGCGGTTGCGCTGACCGCGTGCCTTTTCGCCGGCGCCGCGCAGGCCCAAGTCAATCTGACCGCGGAGACGTCGAGCCCCGGCAATTCGCCTCACCTTTCCATCACTCATCTGGCCGACGTGCTCGGCAAGGATGGCATCGCCAGCCTGCAGGTGCAGGAGGGGCAGACGCTCACCAACTCGATCCTGAACGTAGCCGAGCGCAAGACCGACATTTCCGCGATGCCCCTGGTGCTTCATTTCTTGCTCGAGAAGGGCCGCGGGCCTTTCTCAAAACAGGGTGAGAACGGTGCTGCCTTGGCCGCCAATCTGAGGGCGATCGGGCCTTACAACGCCGGTGCCTACGGTCTGCTCGCGCATGAAAGCAGCAACATCCGCTCCTGGAAGGACATCGCGGGCAAGACAGTCTTCAACGGGCCGCCGCGTGGCGCCGCGCTCGTCAATGCCCGCCAGGCCATCCAGATGGCGGCCGGATACAAGGACGGCGAAGACTATAAAGGCCTGCAGGCCAATTGGGGCCAGCTTGCCAACATACTCGTCGACGGGTCCGCTGACGCATTCGTGATCCCGCTGACTTTCCCCTCCGAACGGGTCATCGTGGCGATGTCGGCAGGCAAGGTGAACATCGTCTCCACGCCGAAGGACATCTATGAGGGCGAGGCGTTCCAGAAGCTGCTCGCGGCGCCCGGAAACGTGCCGATCGAGGTCGCGTTCGGCGACATGGGCTACGCTCCCGACCAGGATGTCAGCCTGATCTCGGAGGACGCGGTCTTCCGCGGCATGGGCACCGCCTTTACCGACGTTGTCCACAAGGACATGGACGCCGATCTCGTGAAGAAGATCACCGCCGCCTATATCGCGAGCATGGATGAGTTGAAGGCAAAGGCGCCCTACGCCAAGAACATCAATCTCGGCAAACTCGACGCAAAGGCGTCGGGGTTCTGTGGTGCGCTCAGCCTGAAATACCATCCCGGTGCGATCGCCGCCTGGGAAGAGGCCGGCTACACGGTGCCCGACTGCGCCAGGTAG
- a CDS encoding TRAP transporter permease, producing the protein MSTDSDNEHQPGWAHRAAAAIGFLLVAIGLLHTIPSIPGLDQLARDVTGRPDLIIRRFPYEYLYPLAFVLMMVVVALNHSFLRQFRDRSRPIRLASIAMDVALVAAAIAVALSYLIEIDSVCLIDQYTGERAQLIAKALEEEKEFAELYGLPIPETVDDPACINTLGIWIFAVVGASVAVFLAYNVKVWGFPLVMVAIAIAAYTLVTVLVWYFFGAEDMNKYLITKLGPEPRQLIDGRPNVEDILVNNAQGLLGRFMGILLDTVFPYIVLGSLFGISAGGRSLIKVAFLWTRRLRGGPAHAAIVSSAMFGTISGGPVVNVLSTGVLTIPMMLKRGFSRTFAGGVEAAASSGGQIMPPVMGVAAFVLSAMTVVPYREVIIAAVIPAFAYFGCLFLSVVFQARKQGIEAVGEATPDMQLTREDSLHLVMIFAPILLILFLLVTPKEAIGCGPIAAMVGIERIVENGSCRAVDLPWLFQLVQNSAGDAGSAGWWATALLAALFFLDREIRARPSRLLEAFASAGILISTLYLMFLAVSVIDFCLNFTGLSGFIARDILNWLREFGAEGDRTAVFLFAALFVTMIMAVLLGMGMPTVPAYINVALLMGPVIVGLGIAIFTAHMFIFFFAVASAITPPVAVAAFAAASITKADPMATGFAAVRAGIVMFVLPFVFAFYPELLLIDAAKYDPAASAPGTFLAGYAPGIDWLALLWIACRLVVALYLLASALARFDRRRMGGTEVILRLALAALVMAASPMIHGIALLMAAALVAWHHGVSPGAATKSRPSTPIDVGES; encoded by the coding sequence GTGAGCACCGATAGCGACAACGAACACCAGCCGGGCTGGGCGCACCGGGCCGCGGCCGCTATTGGCTTTTTGCTGGTGGCGATCGGCCTCCTGCATACCATCCCGTCGATACCTGGGTTGGATCAACTGGCGCGCGACGTGACCGGAAGGCCGGATCTCATCATCCGTCGCTTCCCCTACGAATACCTCTACCCGCTCGCCTTCGTGCTGATGATGGTCGTGGTGGCTCTCAACCATTCCTTTCTGCGGCAGTTCCGCGACCGCAGCAGGCCGATCCGCCTTGCCAGCATCGCCATGGACGTGGCGCTCGTCGCAGCGGCGATCGCGGTTGCACTGTCCTATCTGATCGAGATCGACTCGGTCTGCCTGATCGACCAGTACACCGGCGAGCGAGCTCAACTGATTGCCAAGGCGTTGGAGGAAGAGAAGGAATTTGCCGAACTCTACGGCCTGCCGATTCCGGAAACCGTCGACGATCCCGCCTGCATCAACACGCTCGGCATCTGGATATTCGCCGTCGTTGGCGCCAGCGTGGCGGTGTTTCTGGCCTACAACGTCAAGGTCTGGGGTTTCCCGCTGGTAATGGTGGCGATCGCCATTGCCGCCTACACGCTTGTCACGGTGCTCGTCTGGTACTTCTTCGGCGCCGAGGACATGAACAAGTACCTGATCACCAAGCTCGGCCCGGAACCGCGGCAACTGATCGACGGTCGGCCCAACGTAGAGGACATCCTCGTCAATAATGCGCAGGGCCTGCTCGGTCGCTTCATGGGCATCCTGCTCGACACGGTGTTTCCCTATATCGTGCTTGGCTCGCTGTTCGGCATTTCGGCGGGCGGGCGCTCGCTGATCAAGGTCGCCTTCCTGTGGACCCGGCGGCTACGCGGCGGCCCGGCGCATGCGGCGATCGTCAGTTCGGCAATGTTCGGCACCATCTCGGGCGGGCCGGTGGTCAACGTGCTGTCGACCGGCGTGCTCACCATTCCGATGATGCTCAAGCGCGGCTTTTCCAGGACCTTTGCCGGCGGCGTCGAAGCAGCGGCATCAAGCGGCGGCCAGATCATGCCGCCGGTGATGGGCGTGGCCGCCTTCGTCTTGTCCGCGATGACCGTGGTACCCTACCGCGAAGTCATCATCGCAGCCGTCATACCCGCATTCGCCTATTTCGGCTGCCTGTTCCTCTCGGTCGTCTTCCAGGCCCGCAAGCAGGGCATCGAGGCGGTCGGCGAAGCGACGCCGGACATGCAGCTGACGCGCGAAGACTCGCTGCATCTGGTGATGATCTTCGCACCGATTCTTCTGATCCTGTTTCTTTTGGTGACCCCGAAGGAAGCGATCGGCTGTGGCCCGATCGCAGCGATGGTCGGTATCGAGCGCATCGTCGAGAACGGTTCGTGCCGCGCGGTCGATCTGCCGTGGCTATTCCAGCTGGTACAGAACTCGGCCGGCGACGCCGGTTCGGCGGGCTGGTGGGCGACGGCGCTGCTGGCCGCGTTGTTCTTCCTTGATCGCGAAATCCGCGCGCGCCCGTCGCGTCTGCTGGAGGCCTTCGCCTCGGCCGGCATCCTGATCAGCACGCTCTACCTGATGTTCCTGGCCGTGTCGGTAATCGATTTCTGCCTCAACTTCACCGGCCTTTCCGGCTTCATCGCGCGCGACATCCTGAACTGGCTGCGCGAGTTCGGTGCCGAGGGCGACCGTACCGCCGTTTTTTTGTTCGCCGCGCTCTTCGTCACGATGATCATGGCCGTGCTGCTCGGCATGGGCATGCCGACCGTGCCGGCTTACATCAACGTCGCGCTCCTGATGGGGCCCGTGATCGTCGGGCTCGGCATCGCGATATTCACCGCGCATATGTTCATCTTCTTCTTCGCCGTCGCCTCCGCCATTACGCCGCCCGTCGCGGTCGCAGCCTTCGCGGCCGCCTCGATCACCAAGGCTGATCCCATGGCGACGGGCTTTGCTGCCGTGCGGGCGGGTATCGTGATGTTTGTGCTGCCTTTCGTCTTTGCCTTCTACCCGGAACTGCTGCTGATCGACGCGGCGAAATACGATCCGGCCGCCAGCGCCCCCGGCACGTTCCTTGCGGGCTACGCGCCCGGTATCGATTGGCTGGCTCTGCTCTGGATCGCCTGCCGTCTGGTGGTGGCCCTTTACCTGCTGGCGAGCGCGCTCGCCCGCTTCGACCGGCGACGCATGGGCGGTACCGAGGTCATCCTCCGGCTGGCACTGGCCGCCCTCGTCATGGCGGCGAGCCCGATGATCCATGGCATTGCGCTTCTCATGGCGGCAGCTCTGGTGGCGTGGCACCACGGTGTCTCGCCTGGCGCGGCCACAAAGTCCCGCCCTTCAACGCCGATCGACGTCGGCGAGAGTTGA
- a CDS encoding bifunctional acetate--CoA ligase family protein/GNAT family N-acetyltransferase: MTIRNLEYAVDPKSVAVIGASIRDGAVGKVVMDNILGGGFSGKVFPVNPKYDEVAGLRCYPDASSLPQAPDLGVIVTPPQTVPGIISQLGEKGTRAAVVITAGLTRENGLRQAMLDAARPHLFRIIGPNTLGLMLPPAKLNAGFSHMAPSEGNIALLSQSGAIATSLIDWAAENNLGFSHVVSLGDMADVDVGDWLDMLAGDPRTGTIIMYLETIPEPRKFMSAARAAARIKPVIAIKSGRHEAAAKAAATHTGALSGADRVVEAALRRAGILRVKGLAELFDAAEITARFAPLGRSRVGVVTNGGGAGVLSVDQLADCGSELAGLSTQTIERLNGVLPPTWSHANPVDIIGDASPERYRDAVAAVAADDGVDAVLVLTCPTGLASPTDAARAVADLTTNGRIQGKPILTCWLGEHTARKARAILQDAGVASFATPADASSAVSYLSDWSRAQRALTRVPAARQQHENGARETVVEIFSDVARERRRMLTEPEAKAVIAAYGIPVPTTIVASTPDEVEAAAAKIINEGSKVVVKLLSKAISHKSDVGGVVLNLETPSGARDAAAGIEQRVRDKEPDADIHGYAVQPMIVRKGAQELILGVSGDPIFGPVLLFGSGGVSVEVVDDTAIALPPIDDVLAGDLIDSTRIGRLLAGYRDRKPADRARIIDALVGLSRMIVDFPCLVAADINPLLADADGVVALDARIEIDPDKVEIEGPNPAIAIRPYPAGWSSEIATAGRGFEIRPIEPADIRFYPDFLARISADDIRLRFLAPRRHFSDEMLKRLTQLDYDRDIAFVALDEESEELAGVGRLSFEPDKARAEFGLLVRTDLQGHGLGWALLERLISFARSEGTRVVEGAILDENEKMLAMSREAGFSIERHPSEKGVSLARLVLD, encoded by the coding sequence TTGACGATCAGGAACCTCGAATACGCCGTGGACCCGAAATCCGTTGCGGTGATCGGCGCATCGATCCGCGACGGCGCCGTCGGCAAGGTGGTGATGGACAACATCCTGGGCGGCGGTTTTTCGGGCAAGGTGTTTCCGGTCAACCCGAAGTATGACGAAGTCGCGGGGCTGAGATGCTATCCTGATGCATCCTCCCTGCCCCAAGCGCCGGACCTCGGCGTCATCGTTACGCCGCCGCAGACAGTGCCGGGGATCATTTCGCAGTTGGGCGAGAAGGGAACACGTGCGGCTGTGGTGATCACGGCCGGGCTGACACGCGAAAACGGCTTGCGCCAGGCAATGCTGGACGCCGCAAGGCCACATCTCTTCCGAATAATCGGACCCAACACGCTCGGACTGATGCTGCCGCCTGCGAAGCTCAATGCCGGCTTCTCCCACATGGCGCCGAGCGAGGGCAACATAGCGCTCCTGTCGCAGTCCGGCGCCATCGCCACCTCGCTGATCGACTGGGCGGCGGAAAACAATCTCGGCTTCTCCCACGTCGTTTCGCTTGGTGACATGGCAGATGTCGACGTTGGCGACTGGCTCGACATGCTGGCCGGCGATCCCCGCACCGGCACCATTATCATGTACCTCGAGACCATCCCCGAGCCGCGCAAATTCATGTCGGCGGCCCGCGCCGCCGCGCGCATCAAGCCGGTCATCGCAATCAAGTCCGGTCGCCACGAAGCCGCGGCCAAAGCCGCGGCTACCCACACGGGAGCCCTTTCGGGCGCCGACCGGGTGGTCGAGGCTGCATTGCGGCGGGCAGGAATCCTGCGCGTGAAGGGCCTTGCGGAATTGTTCGACGCGGCAGAGATCACGGCGCGCTTCGCACCGCTCGGGCGGTCACGCGTCGGCGTCGTCACCAATGGCGGCGGCGCCGGCGTCCTGTCGGTGGACCAATTGGCCGATTGCGGCAGCGAATTGGCCGGACTTTCGACACAAACGATCGAACGCCTGAACGGCGTGTTGCCACCGACTTGGTCGCATGCCAATCCGGTCGACATCATTGGCGACGCATCACCGGAGCGTTATCGCGACGCGGTCGCGGCTGTTGCTGCTGACGACGGCGTCGACGCCGTCCTGGTGCTTACCTGCCCGACCGGGCTTGCATCGCCGACGGACGCAGCTCGCGCGGTTGCCGACCTCACCACCAACGGTCGAATCCAGGGTAAGCCGATTCTGACCTGCTGGCTGGGCGAACACACGGCGCGCAAGGCCCGCGCCATTCTGCAGGACGCAGGGGTGGCGAGCTTCGCAACACCGGCAGACGCCTCTTCAGCCGTCTCCTATCTCAGCGATTGGTCGCGGGCGCAACGGGCGTTGACGCGCGTCCCTGCTGCACGCCAGCAGCACGAGAACGGCGCCCGGGAAACAGTCGTCGAAATCTTCAGCGACGTCGCGCGGGAACGTCGCCGCATGTTGACCGAACCGGAGGCCAAGGCGGTGATCGCCGCCTACGGCATTCCGGTGCCGACGACGATCGTTGCATCGACGCCCGACGAGGTCGAAGCCGCCGCCGCAAAGATTATCAACGAGGGCAGCAAGGTGGTGGTGAAACTGCTCTCGAAGGCGATCTCGCACAAGTCGGATGTCGGCGGCGTGGTGCTCAACCTCGAGACGCCGTCCGGAGCGCGTGACGCCGCCGCCGGCATCGAGCAACGGGTTCGCGACAAGGAGCCGGACGCAGACATCCATGGCTACGCGGTGCAGCCGATGATCGTGCGCAAGGGCGCGCAGGAACTGATCCTCGGCGTCAGCGGCGATCCCATTTTCGGGCCCGTTCTGCTTTTCGGTTCCGGCGGCGTGTCGGTCGAAGTGGTCGATGACACAGCGATCGCCCTGCCGCCGATCGATGACGTCCTGGCCGGCGACCTGATCGACAGCACTCGGATCGGCCGCCTGCTGGCCGGTTATCGCGACCGCAAGCCGGCCGACCGGGCCAGGATCATCGACGCACTTGTCGGCCTGTCGCGGATGATCGTCGATTTCCCCTGCCTGGTCGCGGCGGATATCAATCCGCTGCTCGCCGACGCGGACGGGGTCGTCGCGCTTGATGCCCGCATCGAGATCGACCCGGACAAGGTCGAGATCGAAGGACCAAACCCGGCCATCGCGATCCGCCCCTACCCGGCCGGCTGGTCGAGCGAGATCGCGACCGCTGGGCGGGGTTTCGAGATCCGTCCGATCGAGCCGGCAGATATCCGCTTCTACCCGGATTTCCTCGCCCGTATCTCCGCCGATGACATCCGGCTGCGTTTCCTGGCGCCGCGTCGGCACTTCTCCGACGAGATGCTGAAGCGCCTGACCCAACTCGACTACGACCGCGACATCGCCTTCGTGGCGCTCGATGAGGAGAGCGAGGAACTGGCTGGTGTCGGGCGCCTTTCCTTCGAACCCGACAAGGCCAGGGCCGAATTCGGACTTTTGGTTCGTACCGATCTGCAAGGGCACGGGCTGGGATGGGCGCTGCTTGAGCGATTGATTTCCTTCGCGCGCTCGGAAGGTACACGCGTGGTCGAAGGCGCGATCCTGGACGAAAACGAGAAAATGCTGGCCATGTCCCGCGAGGCCGGTTTCAGCATCGAACGCCACCCGAGCGAAAAAGGCGTCTCGCTCGCCCGGCTTGTCCTGGACTGA
- a CDS encoding L,D-transpeptidase, whose translation MKFTRRDVLAGGAAVSLSAALPAEAASSYFAGTAVDNGVTYRRTNFQKINKVWQRQIVKFFSEEPPGTVVVDTIHHFLYLVVENKTAMRYGVGVGREGFKWYGRATIDRKAIWPQWVPPPEMLKRKPDLPRFVAGGAPNNPLGPRALYLYRDGADLGYRLHGTLEPWSIGQDVSSGCIRMFNEDVIDLYQRCPVGTFAQVLPHIADQAPQKKG comes from the coding sequence ATGAAATTCACGCGCAGGGACGTTCTGGCCGGCGGGGCCGCGGTTTCGTTGTCGGCCGCCTTGCCCGCGGAAGCGGCCTCTTCCTATTTCGCCGGTACCGCGGTCGACAACGGCGTTACCTACAGGCGCACGAACTTCCAGAAGATCAACAAGGTATGGCAACGTCAGATCGTGAAGTTCTTCTCGGAGGAGCCGCCCGGCACGGTCGTTGTCGATACCATCCACCATTTCCTCTACCTCGTGGTGGAGAACAAGACGGCGATGCGTTATGGCGTCGGCGTCGGCCGCGAAGGCTTCAAATGGTATGGACGCGCCACGATTGACCGCAAGGCAATCTGGCCGCAATGGGTGCCGCCTCCCGAAATGCTCAAGCGCAAGCCGGATCTGCCGCGATTCGTGGCGGGCGGAGCGCCGAACAATCCGCTCGGCCCACGCGCACTCTACCTCTATCGCGATGGGGCCGACCTCGGCTATCGCCTGCATGGCACGCTGGAGCCGTGGAGTATCGGGCAGGACGTTTCCTCCGGCTGCATTCGCATGTTCAACGAGGACGTGATCGACCTCTACCAGCGCTGCCCGGTTGGCACTTTCGCGCAGGTTCTGCCCCACATTGCCGATCAGGCGCCTCAGAAGAAGGGCTGA